A stretch of Henckelia pumila isolate YLH828 chromosome 4, ASM3356847v2, whole genome shotgun sequence DNA encodes these proteins:
- the LOC140860275 gene encoding alpha-soluble NSF attachment protein-like encodes MGDQIARAEEFVKKAEKKLGGWGIFGSKHDDAADLFDKAANAYKLGKSWDQAGAVYIKLANCYLKLDSKHEAANAYADAAHCYKKTNPKESISCLQQSVNLFLDIGRLNMSARYCKEIAELYEQQENLELAIVYYERAADLFQSEEVSTSANQCRQKIAEFSAQLEQYQKAIEIYEEIGRQSLNNNLLKYGVKGHLLNAGICQLCKGDIVSINNALERYQDLDPTFSGSREYRLLADLAAALDEEDVEKFTGAIKEFDSMTRLDAWKTTLLLRVKEALKAKELEEDDLT; translated from the exons ATGGGAGATCAAATTGCTAGAGCCGAGGAATTCGTGAAGAAAGCCGAGAAGAAGCTAGGCGGCTGGGGCATTTTCGGCTCCAAGCACGATGACGCAGCCGATTTATTCGATAAAGCAGCTAATGCCTACAAGCTCGGGAAATCAT GGGATCAAGCTGGTGCAGTGTATATTAAGTTGGCTAATTGCTATTTGAAG CTGGATAGCAAGCATGAAGCTGCTAATGCATATGCTGATGCTGCTCATTGCTACAAAAAGACTAATCCAAAAG AGTCGATATCATGCCTGCAGCAATCCGTTAATTTATTTCTGGATATTGGGAGGCTTAACATGTCCGCCAGATATTGCAAG GAAATAGCTGAGTTGTATGAGCAACAAGAGAACTTGGAATTAGCTATTGTTTACTATGAGAGAGCCGCTGATCTCTTCCAAAGTGAAGAGGTATCCACATCTGCAAATCAGTGCAGGCAGAAAATTGCAGAATTTTCTGCGCAACTGGAACA ATATCAAAAGGCTATTGAGATTTATGAAGAAATAGGACGACAATCattgaataataatttgttGAAGTATGGAGTTAAAGGGCACCTTCTTAATGCTGGTATTTGCCAGCTCTGCAAGGGTGATATTGTTTCAATCAACAATGCATTGGAGCGATACCAG GATTTGGATCCCACATTTTCTGGATCACGCGAGTACAGATTGCTTGCA GATTTAGCTGCTGCGCTTGACGAAGAAGATGTTGAGAAGTTCACTGGTGCTATTAAGGAATTTGACAGCATGACCCGTTTG GATGCATGGAAAACAACACTTCTCCTTAGAGTGAAGGAAGCATTGAAAGCCAAAGAGCTAGAGGAGGATGACCTTACCTAA